AGCTGAAGAAGACGATCAGGACCAGCGCGTTGCCGATGATCTTCAGCAGGTCGCCGTCGGTGAACACCGTGCGGTAGTTGTCCAGCCCCGCCCAGCGGGCCACCCCGATGCCGTTCCAGTTGTAGAACGAGTACTGGATGGTCAGCACCAGCGGACGCAGCACGAACGCGGCGTACATCAGCACGGCGGGCAGGACGAAGAGCCAGCCCGTCCCGCCCGCGCGGGCCCACCAGGGTCGGTGGGCCCGCGCGGAGGACCGGCGGGGGGTACGGCCCGGCGACGTGCCGGTGCCGTCCCGCCCGGTCGGTGCGCTGCCGAGGGCAGACGTCATCGGGACAGTTCCTTCGCGTACTCGGCCTGGACCGCCTTCACGTACCCCTCGGGCGTCTGCTGACCGGCGATCAGCTTCTGCATCTCCGGCGTGATCGCGGCGGCGAAGATGCCACCGGTGGCGTTCGCGGTGAAGTCCACCGCACCGTTCTCCGCACCGAGCTGCTGCGACGCCTTGAGCGTCTCGGCCAGCACGGTGTCGGGCGCGGCGGCCGGCACGGCCAGGTCACTCGGGCCACCCGGGCTGGAGCCACCGATCTTGACGGCGATCTCCCGGGCGGCGGCGTTGGTGTGCACCCAGTTCAGGAAGAACGCGGCGGCGTCGGGGTTCTTGGCCTTGGCGCTGATGCCGAAGGTGTTGGGGGCCGACATCGCCACGTGCTTGCCACCGGCCGACTCGCTCGGGAACAGGAAGAAGCCCACGTTGCCGGGCATCGACTTGTCGAGGTTGGCCGACTCCCAGTCTCCGTTGAACATGAACAGGCCGTTGTTCTTCTGGAACTCGCCCACCATGCTGGCGTAGTCCAGGGCGTTGGCGTCCTTCGGGAAGTAGCCGGCCTGGGCCCACTTCTGGATGGTCTGGGTGGCCTTCAGCGCGGCCGGGGTGTCGAACGTCGCGCCCGGCTTCTGGAAGATCCAGTCCGCCACCTGGGCCGGGTCGCCGAACTGGTTCTGCAGCGCCTGGTGCGGGAAGTTGATCCCCGCGGTGTTCTTGTTGAACTGCATGATCGGCTGGACCCCGGCGGTCTTGGCCTTGGCCAGCAGCTCCTCGAACTCGGCGATGGTGGCCGGCGGCTGGGTCATCCCGACCTGCTCGGCCAGCTTCTTGTTGTAGAACACCCCGGTGACGCTGTAGCCGAGGCCCATCCCCCACAGCGAGCCGGTGCCCCGGGTGGTGCCGCCGTCGCCGACCCGCAGCTGCACGAGCTGGGAGGCGGGGAACTTGTCCCAGCCGTACGCGGTGAAGTAGGGGTCGAGGTTCTTGAGCAGGTCGTCCTTGACCAGGTCGACCATGGTGGGGAGCCGGATGATGTCGGGCGCGTTGTCCGAGGCCATCACCCGGGGCGCGTTCTCCACGATGACCGTGAACTGGTCCTCGCGGATGTTGAACGTGACGTTCGGGTGCTGCTTGGTGAACTCGTCGGCCAGCGCCTTGGCCAGCGGGAAGCCGGTCTCGGCGTACATCTCCAGGGTGATCGGGTCGGTGCCGAGTTCGGTGCTGACGGCGGCGTCCGAGCCGGTCGACGTCGACTTCTCCGCTCCGGGTGCGCTGCACGCCGTCACGGCCAGCCCCAGCGCCAGGACCGGGGCCAGCAGCGCCGCCCGGCGGGGGAACTTTGTCAATGATGTAGCCAATTGAGGACTCCTTGACTCTTCCGAGTGTCCCGCGACCACCGGCCGCGCCGGTCACCGAACTCGTCACGGCGGGTTGACCAGCCACAACGGTACGTCGCGACCGGCGTGTCGCCGCGGCGCGCGATGTCACCACCGCTGACCGTGCCGGAACGACCGAGGGTGTCGACCGGCCTGCCAAAAGTAGCCGCTAAACTGATTTAGCAGAGCATGCGCGCGGCGGGTTGGGCTGTCAAGGACCAAATGGCAACGGTCCGGAAACACCTGGTTCACGCCGGGGAGGTCCGCTCCGGCCCGCCCGACCGGCACCCCGCGGGTGACCACCGACACGCTCCGGCACCCCGCCGGGGTGACCACCGGCACCCCGCCGGGCGGTCGGCCGGTGCCGGCCGGACTTCCGGCCCGGTGCCGACGGACGTCCGGGGCGCGGAACGGGCGCTCCCGGCAGCACGCCGGGCGACCGGCCGGCACCGGGCCGGGCGGGCCGACGCATCATGATGGGCGGAAGCGGCGCCGGTGACGGCGCCCCGATTCGGAGGACCGATGGCCCGCAACAGAGCAACCCTGGCCGACGTCGCACGGCGTGCCGGGCTGTCCAAGACCGCCGCGTCGATGGTCCTCAACGGCCGGGAGGGCACCCGACTGTCCGCCGAGGCGCACCAGCGCGTCTTCGCCGCCGCCGAGGAGCTGGGCTACCGGCCCAACCTGGCGGCCCGCAGCCTGCGTACCCGCAAGACGGCCACCATCGCGTTCGTCTCCGACATCGTCGCCACCACCCGGTTCGCCGGCGGCCTCATCCGGGGTGCGCTCGACGCGGCCCGGGAGCGGGACCACGTGCTGCTCATCACCGAGACGCAGGGCGACGCCACCTTCGAGCAGTACGCCATCGAGGCCATGCTCGACCGGCAGGTCGACGGGGTGATCTACGCGGCGATGGCGACCCGCCGGTTGACCGTCCCCCCGGCCATCCTCGGCGGGCCGGTGGTGCTGCTCAACGCGACCAGCCCGGAGAACCTGCCCGCGGTGCTGCCCGACGACGAGCGGGCCGGTCGCACCGTCGCCACCGCCCTGCTCGACCACGGCCACCGGGACCGGATCGCGCTGATCGGTCGCAACCGGCTCAAGGAGGACGACGCCGAGGTCTCCCTCGCCGCGCCGGCCCGGCTGCGCGGCATCCACCGGGCGCTCGACGACGCCGGGGTCGAGCTGCTGACCGAGTGCTTCTGCGCCGAGTGGCTGCCCGAGCACGGCTACGCCGCGATGCACACCCTGCTGGGCCGGGCGGTCCGGCCCACGGCGATCGTCTGCATGAACGACCGGCTGGCCTTCGGCGCCTACCAGGCGCTCGCCGAGGCCGGGCTGACCGTTCCGGACGACATCTCGGTGGTGTCGTTCGACGACGACCCGATCGCCGCCTGGCTGCGTCCCGGCCTGACCACCACCGCCCTGCCGCACGAGCAGATGGGGCGGCGGGCGGTCGAGTTCCTCCTCGACGGCGGCGACGCCGAGCCTGCACCGGTCCCGATGCCGCTGCGGCGACGCAGGTCGGTGGCCGCTCCGGCCGCCTAGCCCCGCTCCACCCGGGCCGTCGGACCGGCGCGAAGGCCCCTCGACCTGGTAGCTAAAACGATTTAGTGCTAGCTTCCCGCCATGCTACGTCTACCCGACCACTGGGTGTGGGACAGCTGGTACGCCCGGGACGACAACGACCGGTGGCACGCGTTCTTCCTGCGCGCCTCCCGCGCCCTGCACGACCCGCACCGCCGGCACCGCCGCGCCACCATCGGCCACGCCGTCTCGACCGACCTACGCACGTGGCAGTTGGTCGCCGACGCGCTCGTCCCCGCCGACGCGCCGAGCTGGGACGACCTCGCGACCTGGACGGGCTGCACGGTGCGCGGCCCGGACGGACGGTGGTACCTGTTCTACACCGGCGTCGGCCGGGCCGAGGACGGGCTGGTCCAGCGGATCGGCCTGGCCGTCTCCGACGACCTGACCACCTGGCACCGGCACGGCACCGGCCCGCTGGTCGAAGCCGACCCCACCTGGTACGAACTGCTCGACCGGACGCTCTGGTACGAGCAGGCCTGGCGCGACCCGTGGGTCTTCCCCGACCCCGGGGGCGACGGCTGGCACATGCTGATCACCGCCCGGGCCAACACCGGGCTTGCCGGATCCCGTGGTGTCGTCGGCCACGCCACCTCACCCGACCTGGTGAACTGGACCGTCCGACCACCATTGTCCACCCCGTCCGACTTCGGGCACCTGGAGGTGCCCCAGGTCGCCGTCGTCGACGGCCAGCCCCTGCTGCTGTTCTCCACCGACGCCGCCGGCACCCGGCGCGACGGCCACCGGATCTGGGTGGCGCCGGGTCACGACGTGCGCGGCCCGTGGGACATCGGCTCGGCCCGCCCGTTCCCGCACCCGCACCTGTACGCGCCCCGGCTGGTCGCCGGCCCGGCCGGGGACTGGTCCCTCATCGGTTTCCTCGACCAGGTGGACGGGGAGTTCGTCGGTGCGCTGAGCGACCCGGTCCCGGTCCGCTACCACCCGTCGACCGGCCTGACCGCGGCCACCGCACCGGCCGCCACCGCGACCGGCTGAGAGGTCTCCCGCCGTCCTCCCGGCACCGGAGCCGGTGCCGGGAGGACGGCGCGACCCGGTCGGGCTAGACCCGGTTCCAGCGCTGGTTGGCCGCCGCGCTGCACGACCAGAGGAGCACCGTGGTGCCGTTGGCGGTGCCGTTGTTGTTCACGTCGAGGCAGAGGCCGTTCTGGACGTTGCTGATCGTGCCGTTGGCGTTGAACGTCCACTGCTGGTTGGTGCCGCCGTTGCAGTCCCAGATCTGGGCCTTGGTGCCGGCGGTGGCGTTGGTCGGCGCGTCCAGGCACTTGCCCAGCGACTGGAGGGTCTGGCCGTTGGCCGCCCAGCGCTGGTTGGCGGCCCCGTTGCAGTCCCAGATCACCGGCTGGGTGCCGTTGGCGGTGTTGCTCTGCGGGACGTCCAGGCAGCGACCGGAGGCGACGCTGGACAGCGCGCTCGCCGTGGACGGCGGCGGCGTCGTCGGCGGGGCCGTCCCTCCGCCGCTGACCCGGTACACGACCGTGCCGTGCGACGGCACACTGGCCGAGATGGTGCCGGTGCTGGTGGTGCTGGCGTTGGTCCAGGCGTCCACCAGGGTGAAGGAGGAGCCGGACTTGCCGATCGCCGCGGCGGTGGTCGAGATCGTCGTCGTCGAGCCGCCCTGGTTGAACAGCGCGACCGCGACGTCACCGTTGGCCAGCCGCTTGGCCAGCACCCGCCGGGTGCCGTCGAACGAGACCTGGCCGCCCTGCAGGGCCAGCGGGTCCTGGTTGATGGCGATCAGGTTCGCGTTCTTGAGGATGGTCTGGGTGGCGGAGTTCATCGACCGCACGTCGTTGCCGGCGATCAGCGGCGAGGCCATGACCGCCCACATCGCGAAGTGGCTGCGCATCT
Above is a window of Micromonospora rifamycinica DNA encoding:
- a CDS encoding LacI family DNA-binding transcriptional regulator codes for the protein MARNRATLADVARRAGLSKTAASMVLNGREGTRLSAEAHQRVFAAAEELGYRPNLAARSLRTRKTATIAFVSDIVATTRFAGGLIRGALDAARERDHVLLITETQGDATFEQYAIEAMLDRQVDGVIYAAMATRRLTVPPAILGGPVVLLNATSPENLPAVLPDDERAGRTVATALLDHGHRDRIALIGRNRLKEDDAEVSLAAPARLRGIHRALDDAGVELLTECFCAEWLPEHGYAAMHTLLGRAVRPTAIVCMNDRLAFGAYQALAEAGLTVPDDISVVSFDDDPIAAWLRPGLTTTALPHEQMGRRAVEFLLDGGDAEPAPVPMPLRRRRSVAAPAA
- a CDS encoding glycoside hydrolase family 27 protein yields the protein MGWNSWNTFGCNINETLIRQTADALVSSGMRDLGYQYVVVDDCWFNPNRDSAGNLQGDPTRFPSGMKALGDYIHARGLKFGIYQVPVDKTCAQYFNSYPGATGSQGHEAQDARQFAAWGVDYLKYDWCSPNGTIDDQVRTFAKMRDALAATGRPIVYSINPNSIHAKTGPQRNWGDVANMWRTTEDITNTWNSGQTNGYPMGIQNIIDVNVPLAPYAKPGAFTDPDMMEVGRGGMTDTEMRSHFAMWAVMASPLIAGNDVRSMNSATQTILKNANLIAINQDPLALQGGQVSFDGTRRVLAKRLANGDVAVALFNQGGSTTTISTTAAAIGKSGSSFTLVDAWTNASTTSTGTISASVPSHGTVVYRVSGGGTAPPTTPPPSTASALSSVASGRCLDVPQSNTANGTQPVIWDCNGAANQRWAANGQTLQSLGKCLDAPTNATAGTKAQIWDCNGGTNQQWTFNANGTISNVQNGLCLDVNNNGTANGTTVLLWSCSAAANQRWNRV
- a CDS encoding family 43 glycosylhydrolase, with protein sequence MLRLPDHWVWDSWYARDDNDRWHAFFLRASRALHDPHRRHRRATIGHAVSTDLRTWQLVADALVPADAPSWDDLATWTGCTVRGPDGRWYLFYTGVGRAEDGLVQRIGLAVSDDLTTWHRHGTGPLVEADPTWYELLDRTLWYEQAWRDPWVFPDPGGDGWHMLITARANTGLAGSRGVVGHATSPDLVNWTVRPPLSTPSDFGHLEVPQVAVVDGQPLLLFSTDAAGTRRDGHRIWVAPGHDVRGPWDIGSARPFPHPHLYAPRLVAGPAGDWSLIGFLDQVDGEFVGALSDPVPVRYHPSTGLTAATAPAATATG
- a CDS encoding ABC transporter substrate-binding protein; protein product: MTKFPRRAALLAPVLALGLAVTACSAPGAEKSTSTGSDAAVSTELGTDPITLEMYAETGFPLAKALADEFTKQHPNVTFNIREDQFTVIVENAPRVMASDNAPDIIRLPTMVDLVKDDLLKNLDPYFTAYGWDKFPASQLVQLRVGDGGTTRGTGSLWGMGLGYSVTGVFYNKKLAEQVGMTQPPATIAEFEELLAKAKTAGVQPIMQFNKNTAGINFPHQALQNQFGDPAQVADWIFQKPGATFDTPAALKATQTIQKWAQAGYFPKDANALDYASMVGEFQKNNGLFMFNGDWESANLDKSMPGNVGFFLFPSESAGGKHVAMSAPNTFGISAKAKNPDAAAFFLNWVHTNAAAREIAVKIGGSSPGGPSDLAVPAAAPDTVLAETLKASQQLGAENGAVDFTANATGGIFAAAITPEMQKLIAGQQTPEGYVKAVQAEYAKELSR